The nucleotide window AGGTATCGGTCAATGGCGGTAACACCTGGTTCTCAAGCGCGACCCTGACACCCGGCGCCAACGGCGCTGTGGCCAGCACCACTCTGAGTGTGCGTCTGAATGCGGCCAGCGTGGGCACCCACACTGGCAGCCTCAGCCTGACCTGCACGGGTGCGGCAACTGTCAGCTTACCCTTGAACGGCACGGCCCAGGCCGCCGCCTTGCCGCAGTCGTTTCCACTGTTGTGGTGGCCTTTGACCCGCTCCAACCAGGATAGCGCCGCCGTGCGCAGCAGTGCCCTGACGAGTAGCGTGCCTACGTTTCGCAAGTTTGTTATCTCCTCGGGTTCCGCCGCGGCTACCATTCCGCCCTATTCTACTCGCTACGGTCAGCGTTTGCCCCAACAGCCGATGGAGGCTGGACCACGGCCCTCGGCGGCCCCGGCGGCAACCTGAGCCGCACCTTCTATAAACAGTTCACGGTGACGCCCAGCGGCACAACACCCGTGCGGGTAGATTCGGTGTTGTTCACCTCCTATGTAACAGGCTCGACCAGCAACACGAAAATGGCGGTCGTATGGTCGCGCAGTAGCTTTGCCACCGACTCGGCCGACGTGAGCGGTGGCAGAGGCCCCGCCGGCATGCTGCCCAGCACGGCCAATGCGGGCTTTCCGACGCCGGTTTTGCTGGGTACGCAGGCCGCCTACCGCCTGGCTTTTGCTGGGGCCAGTGGTACGACGTTGCAGCCCGGGCAGCGCCTCACGTTCCGGGTGTATTTCAGCTGTGGCTCCACGACTACCACGACCCGGTTTGCGACCCTCAAAAATGTGCTGGTGAAAGGGGAGGCGCAGGTGGTGACCGGTACGCGCCGCACCACCAACACCACTTGGCAACTGTACCCCAATCCAGCTACGGCCGAGGTGTTACTGGTGCATCCGGTGGCCACGCAGGAAACCGTAATCACCGTCTATTCCCCGATGGGGCAGCGGGTAGCAACCATTGCTTGCCCGGTCGGCAGCCAACAGACCTTGCTAGACATGCAGCACCTCACCAGCAGCCAGTACTTGGTGCACTATAGCAACGGCACCACACAATTCACGGCCAAACTGCTCAAGCAGTAGCAGCTACTAGCCCTTGCACCGGCAGCCAGCCTGAACCAAGTTCAGGCTGGCTGCTTGGTGTGAGTCGGTCGCGCCGCAGCAAGGTAACCAGCCGAAGAGCCTGTTTATTGGGCACCGCCTCCTGGACATTGGGTTGCACCATAGCACTACCCAGCGCCCGCTAGGCCTCGTGCTTGCCAAGCATAAAGTCCCGCGCTTCGTAGCGTCAGAAGTACCCTTGATCCTTTCTAGGCGACGGCCGCCTGGATGTTAATGGTAAACTCGTCGGCGTTGGGAATATTGCAGGCCTTGAAGCGCACCCGCTTCTACATCAGTTTCGAAGTGAAATGGACGCTGCACGCCAACTGCGGTGCATGTCATTAGTGACACGCAGGCGAAATAGAGTAAAAAGTAGAGCCAGCAGCCTCATGAGGCCTATGTAATTCAAAAACTACAAGTGGGTAACACTACTACGGCTGAAGATGTGAAAGACTGCGGTTATACCACAAGCTGTATCCCAGTAATAGAAAAAGGCCCTTCACACACTGTGAAGGGCCTTTTTAGTGGTCGCGCTAGGAATCGAACCTAGATCAAGAGCTTCGGAAACTCTTATACTATCCGTTGTACGACGCGACCAGTCCGGAGCGGATATGGGGCAAAAGTAGAGAGAAAAACATGCCCTGCCAAACGCAAAATGCATTTGCTGATCCAGTAGGCGCAATAATTCTGTTACGCAGCAGTATAACCAAATTTGACTCAAGTCAGTTAAGTCAGATACACAACCGATTACTTGTCAACCAACACCTACCCATGAAAAAGAATTTGTATACGGCCGATGCAACGGCCACCGGCGGCCGTAGCGGCCATGTACGCTCCTCCGACAGCGTAATTGATATGGACATGTCGGTGCCCGAAGGGCTGGGCGGCCGCAAAGGCGCTACCAATCCCGAGCAGTTGTTTGCCGCTGGCTACGCCTCGTGTTTTCAGCAGGCGCTGATTGTCATTGCTGGCCGAGAAAACGTGAAGCTGAGCCCGAAAGCACGGTGCAGTGCTCGGTAACGCTGTTTCAGGAAGGCGAAGGCTACGGCCTGAGCGCCGTGCTGGACGTGGATTTGAAAGACATCGACCAGCAAAAAGCTTTCGACATCGTGAACAAGGCCCATCAGATTTGCCCATACTCTGTCGGAACACGCGGCAATATGGAAGTTGAACTGAAAGTAGCCGGTCAGGCTGCGCCCGTTGCTGCCGATAACGAATAGCTCGACTGCTAATTTAATTTTACAAAAAAGGTCCTGCTGGTATTCAGCAGGACCTTTTTTGTAGCGCGATTAGGAAAAACGTATGAAAGCAGCCTAGTTCAGGCTGGTAGTCCCGGGTGCTGTTTGCTTGGCAGCGTTGCCCACGAGCATTTGCACGGGGTAGGGTAGAAGGACGTAACAGAGTTGGTGTAGCGCATGCGGCGGATAGGCGTGTCGCGCTGAAAGACGGTGGGAAATTTGGCACCCACGGGCACCAGCATAACGCCGCTGGGCTGGGTTTTAACGCCAAATCGATTGTCCAGCACCGTATCGAAGTAGTATAGGTAGGGACTGAGCCAGTTGAAATAGGTTTTGGCGCGGGTGTTGGAAGCCGTTTCGATGCGCAGTCCGGGGTCGTCTGTAGCCAACGCTTTCTGCATCTCGATGACGTTGATGGGCTTGTTGTTCAGGAGAGGTACAGCATCCCACTGAGCATCAAGCATGGCCCATTTGCGCTGATCCCGCAGCCAGACCTCGGTAATAGCGTGCCCGGCGCCTTCACGGCGGGTTTCCGAGTCAGCCGTCTTGAGGTAAACGGCCCGTGCCGGCATGCCCATTGCGGTGAGTACCCCGCTAAGCACAATGCTATATTCAATGCACTGAAAGTTGTGGCCCAGATCCGCATCCTTTAAAATAGAAAGCGGGTCAGGCTTTTTGGCTCGCACGTGTCCATCGTGTACCCAACGGTTATGAACCCAGGTGCAGAGCGTACGTGCTTTATCGAGGTCGGTATCTTTGCCCGCTACGATGTCGTTCAGAGCGTAATTCTCACGCAGCGTCACCAGATACGGCTCATCAGGAGCGCTAAACTGAAACGTATACGAGGTCGGGTCGGCAGTTGTGGTAAACTCCAGCGGCTGATTCTTTACCACCGGGTGCTGGGCTGCTGCTGGCGAACTAGCGCACAACACGGCCAGCAGGACAACTCCGGTCAGGGCCTTATACATCATGAGTAAAAGTTTGAGGCAAGTAGGCAGAAGGGTAAGACAGTGAGAGAGGCAGGAATCTAACGTGAAATAACGGCGTAGGTTTTTACCCGGCTGTATTGCATAAACTGGAATAATTTGTTAGCAACCTGTTGATGATATAGTATAATCACATGATTATGTAGCATAAAAAAGCCCGCTCAGCTAGCGAGCGGGCTTTTTAGTTATTTCCGGCAACGGAAATAACTGACCTTATACTCCTTGCGAAGCCAGAACTTCTTTTACTTTCTGGGCAGCATCTTTCAGCAATACGGCCGAGAATACCTTCAGGCCGCTCTCGTCGATGATGCGGGCACCTTCCTCAGCGTTGGTACCCTGCAGGCGCACGATGATTGGCACTTTGATGTCGCCAATGTTCTTGTAGGCTTCCACGACACCGTTGGCTACCCGGTCGCAACGCACGATACCGCCAAAGATGTTGATCAGAATGGCCTTCACGTTTGGGTCCTTCAGGATGATGCGGAAACCGGCTTCTACGGTTTGGGCATTGGCTCCGCCCCTACGTCGAGGAAGTTGGCGGGCTCGCCACCGCTCAGCTTGATGATATCCATGGTAGCCATGGCCAGACCAGCGCCGTTCACCATGCAGCCCACGTTGCCGTCGAGCTTCACATAGTTCAGGTTCGAAGCCGAAGCTTCTACTTCCAGCGGGTCTTCCTCGTTGGTGTCGCGCAGGGCTACGAAGTCTTTGTGACGATACAGGGCGTTTTCGTCGAGGCTTACCTTGGCGTCTACGGCCAGGATCTTGTTGTCCGAGGTCTTCAACACGGGGTTGATTTCGAACATCGAGGAGTCGGTTTCGTCGTAAGCCTTATAAAGAGCCGTTACGAACTTTACCATCTCCTTGAACGCCTCGCCTTCTACACCCAGGTTGAAGGCAATTTTGCGGGCCTGGAAGCCCTGCAGACCCACGCGGGGTCAATTACTTCCTTGTGAATCTTCTCGGGATGCGCCTCGGCTACTTCCTCGATGTCCATGCCACCCTCGGTGGTGTAGATGATGACGTTTTTGCCGGAAGTACGGTCGAGCAGTACGCTCATGTAGTATTCCTTGGGCTCGGAAGCACCAGGGTAGTACACGTCCTGGGCCACCAGTACTTTGTGCACTTTGCGGCCTTCGGCACCGGTTTGCTTGGTTACGAGCTGCATGCCGATGATCTGGCCGGCAATGTCTTTTACCTGCTCCAGGTTTTTGGCGAGTTTCACCCCGCCCCCTTTGCCGCGGCCACCCGCGTGGATCTGGGCCTTAATCACGTGCCAGCTGGTGCCGGTGTCGGCGGTCAGCTTCTTGGCCGCTTCTACAGCTTCTTCAGCAGTGTCGGCTACAATGCCTTCCTGCACGCGGACGCCGTAGCTTTTGAGGATTTCTTTACCCTGATACTCGTGAATGTTCATAGAGGGTCAGTTCAATGGGGGTTGACGGGGTGGTGTTCTACTAGGCCACGAAAGTAGGCATTATTCGCTGTCATTGCGAGCATGGCCAGGGAATCCAGCTAGCAGAAGCTGAAAAACGCCTTTTTAACCACCATTAGCCCGATTTGTTAGCCGGACAATCGGTTGTTCTCAGCCTCCTGCTGGCCCCAGGCTTAGACAGAAGTAGAACTACCGGCCGTACCACTGGGCCATAATCTGCTCGGCGGGCTTGTGCTGGGGCGTAAAGTCGGCGTGGCGGCGGGCGGGGCCGTCGGGCTGCAGGCCGGGGTACCATTTCCAGATAAAGAGCCCCTTGAACCAGGGCTGGGGCCAGAAGGTCTCAAACAATGCCGCGTAGCAGGCGGCCTGGGTTTGCTCGTCCGCGGTGTAAAACACGGCCGTCCGGTCGGGCCAGGTCCAGGGCTCGATGGCCGCGTCGGCGGTGTTGCGGTAGCCGGCCTCCGTGAAGACCACCGGCTTTTTGTATTTGCGCTGCACCCGCTCAATAGCCGCTTTGTGCGCCTGCCAGGCGGCCAGCAGCTCGGCCTGAGGCGGACTCGACGTTTTGCTCAACGGGAAATACGCCTGAATGCCGATGAAGTCCAGTGCATCCCAGAAGCGGACCTGTTCAAACTCCCCGCTCCAGTTAGCCGCGTACGTCAGCGGACCGTGGTACACATTGCGCACCTGTTTAATAAGAGTACGCCACTCTTTCTCGTGACTGACGGTTTTGCCCAACTCGGTACCAATGCAGAGCCCGGCAAAGTGGTTAGCCTCGGCTAGCTGGGCGTAGTGCAGCATAAATGTAGAGTAGGCGGCAAACCAGGCCTGCCAGTCGGCAGGTGTCTGCATCTCGATGCTGCCGGGCCAGGCGCCTTGCCCGCGCACCCAGAGGTGGGGCTTGAGCAGCGTCTGAATGCCGCGCTGCTGGGCCAGTTGCGCGGTATAGATGAGGCCAAAGTCGGTTTCGCCCCACAGGCCCCGGCGCCGCTGCTGCCCAGTGCGGGTGCCGGTGTGAAGCTGCACTGTGGGCTGGGTTGCGGCGGCCTGCCAGCCGAAGGGCATCTGGGCTATCCAGGTCACGTGAGCCCGCGTGAGAGGCTCCAGGTCGGCCCCGGTTACTGAGTCGCCCGCCACCCAGCTGACGCCCGGAAGCGGCCGTCGGCCAGCAGCTCCGCCAAGGGCCGGGCGGTGGCCGGGGAGGGCGGGAGCGGAGTGGGCGAGTGGGGCCAGTGCCACCAGGAAGCGGCCAGGGCCAGGAACAGACCCAGCATCAGAGCAGGACCGGCCCACAGCCACTGGCGCGAAGCAAACAAAGCAACCATACTGGGCTGAAGCGCGAAGTGAGCAAAAAAGAAATTAGGCCCGCAGGCAGCACTACCCACGTTTTATGCGTAGCAGGCCGGAGGAGCTGGTCGGTAACCCGTAGCTAATCTGCACTTGAAACCCGACAACTCCCTACATTCCGTAGATTTGTTTTTAATACGCGCCCATTCAATTCTGCTTTCCCTTGCTGCAGGCCATCAACGTTCGGAAGAAATACAACACGCTGGAAGTGCTCCGGGGCATTGATTTAACGATTGAAAAATCAGAAATCGTGTCGATTGTCGGCTCCTCGGGGCCGGAAAAAGTACGCTGCTGCACATTCTGGGCACCCTCGACAACCCCGATTCGGGCGAAGTGCTGTTTGATGGCACCTCGGTCAGCTCCCTGGGCCGGGCCAATCTGGCCAAGTTCCGCAACCGGCACATCGGCTTCATCTTCCAGTTTCACAACCTGCTGCCTGAGTTTACGGCCCTGGAAAACGTGTGCCTGCCGGCGTATCTGGCCGGCCGCTCAGAAAAGGAAACCCGGGTGCGGGCCCGCGAGTTGCTCGGCATGCTCAACCTGGAGCGCCGCGCCGACCACAAGCCCTCGGAAATGAGCGGCGGGGAGCAGCAGCGCACGGCCGTAGCCCGGGCTCTGATCAACTCGCCCGAAATCATCTTTGCCGATGAGCCCAGCGGTAACCTCGACTCCCAAAACGCCCAGGAGCTGCACCAGATTTTCTTTTTGCTGCGCAAAGAGCTCGGGCAAACCTTCGTAATTGTGACCCACAACGACCAGCTGGCCGAAATGGCCGACCGTAAAATCACGATGAAGGACGGCAACATCTGGGAAGGCTAGCCCCAAGCTTTCGATAACCAGCTCAGAATAAAATCGTTAAAAGCTCTGTTGGACTACTGGTCCGGCAGAGCTTTTTTGTTTGCCAGGCTAGTAAGCAACGTCTGTCAGGTTCTGACTAAAGAATTTAGCATATAGTTAGAAGACCGGGAACACATAGTATATGGCTTACGTTAGCTATTCTGCTAACATGGTTAGAAATGAGGTATTTGAAAATACTTTGCAAGTAGTTGATAATCAGTAATAAAAATTACTAAAAAAGTACTGGTTTTTTGCACCAAAAACCCCGTACTTTAGTTTACTAATAGAACAACAGAACGTACTACAGGACACTTATGGAAACCGCCATGAACGAAGCCACGAAAGCACCCAAGAACCAGGTCAACAAGACCAAAGTCGAGAGCTACGACATTGCTCGCTCCGACGAGACGTTGCACTTGGCCACGGATTTGGCCAAGTTCATTAAAGAGAATAAGCTCAGCACTACGGTGCAGGGCAAGGAGTTTGTGAACGTGGAAGGCTGGCAGTACGCCGGTTCGCGCCTGGGCATCGTGCCCATCGTGGACCACGTCATCAACGTGAGCACCGAGACGGAACTGAAATATCAGGCCAAAGTGACGCTGTTCGACTTGCGCAGCGGCCACACGGTAGGTGCGGGCTTCGCTATCTGCTCGAATAAGGAGCAGGGCAAGAAGTTCTACCAGGAGTTTGCCATCATGAGCATGGCCCAGACCCGGGCTATCGGCAAAGCCTACCGCAACATCCTGGCCTGGATTATCCGGGCGGCGGGCTACGAGCCCACCCCGGCTGAGGAAATGGATTACGGCGGAAACACGACCGATGCGAAGGTGGTTGCTGCTGTTCCGGCTCCTCAGGAAGCTCCCGCTGCCCAGGTAGCCGCGGCCATGAAGGCCGTACCCGCTGAGCCTGTGGCCGCTGAAGCTGCCGCTCCCGCAGTAGCCTATGCTACGGCGTCGCAGAAAGAGGAAATCATCCGCTTGCTCAACCATCCGGTGATTACCCGTCAGGAAAAGACCAAGATGCTCTTGAACATCAACCGTCTGGACGAAGAGCGCGCCACCTCGGCTATCAACAAGCTGAAGAAGGCCATCGACGACCGTGAGAACGGCGAGTCGGCTGCCGCTTAAGCTACAGGAGGATCTTATATCGAAAGCCCGGTTCCGTATGGAGCCGGGCTTTTTTGTTTGCCTGCTTGGTAATCACAACAGGCGTCTTCCGTTTCCCGCCCGGCGGCCCTACCTTCGCTGTTCTATTCTACTCTCGTATTCTTAGGCCTTGTCACAGCTACCCACCGACGATATTCTGCTGGTTTTGCGCCAAACCTGGGGCCATTCGGCGTTTCGGCCCATGCAGGAGGATATTATCCGCTCGGTGCTGGCCGGGCAGGATACGCTGGCCTTGCTGCCGACGGGTGGGGGCAAGAGCATCTGCTTTCAGGTGCCGGCTCTGGCCCGGCCGGGCTTGTGCGTAGTCGTGTCGCCGCTGATTGCGTTGATGAAAGACCAGGTAGAAAACCTGCGCAAGCGCGGCATCAAGGCCGAGGCGGTATATGCGGGCATGAGCCACACCGAAATTGACCAGACCCTGGACAACTGCGTGTACGGGCCGGTAAAGTTTCTCTACGTGAGTCCGGAGCGGCTTCTGACCGACATGTTTCAGGCCCGGGTCAAGAAGATGAAGGTGAGTCTGCTGGCCGTGGATGAGGCCCACTGCCTCTCGCAGTGGGGCTACGATTTCCGGCCACCGTACCTGCGCATTGCCGAGCTACGGGAGTTGCTGCCGGGGGTACCCTGCATTGCGCTTACAGCCACGGCCACCGAGCAAGTGCGCCAGGATATTGTGGAGAAGCTGCGCTTCGGGGCCAGCCACCGGGTGTTTCAGCAGAGCTTTGCCCGGCCCAACCTCTCGTATTCGGTGCTGAGTACTGAGGATAAGCTGCGGCGGCTGGAAGAAGTGGTGCGCGGGGTAGGGGCCGACAAAACCAGCATCGTGTATGCCCGCACCCGCCGCCAAACCGAAGACACGGCTGCGTTTCTGCAGCAGGCCGGGATGAAGGCCGCGCCGTATCATGCGGGGCTACCTTCGGAACAGCGCACCCGTACCCAGCAGGACTGGATGCAGAACCGCATCCGCTGCATCGTGGCGACCAACGCTTTCGGAATGGGCATTGATAAGCCCGATGTGCGCCTGGTCGTGCACCTCGACGCGCCAGATAATCTGGAAGCCTACTACCAGGAAGCGGGCCGGGCCGGGCGAGACGAGAAGTATGCCTTTGCCGTGCTGCTGCAAGGTCCCAACGATGCCGACGAGCTGCGCCGCCGTACCCAGCAGGCCTTTCCACCCCTCGACACGGTGCGGCGGGTGTACCAGGCCCTGGCCAACTTCTCGCGTACGGCTGTAGGCGGCGGCGAGCTGGTAGCCTTCGACTTTGACCTGCAGCAATTCGCCGAAACCTACCGCATCAAGGCCTTGGACGCGCATAACAGCCTGCGGACCCTGGAGCGGGAAGGCTTCGTGCAGGTAAATGAGGCCGTGAATAACCCGGCCCGGGTGCACATTCCCATCGACCACACCGACCTGTACCGGTTCCAAGTAGCCAATGCCCAGCACGACCAGCTTATTAAAAGCCTGCTGCGCTTCAACGGCGGGGAATTGTTTGTCGGCTTCCAGCGGATTTCGGAGAACAGCCTGGCCCAGCACCTGAAGAAAAGCGTGCTGGATGTGCGCAAAATGCTGGTATTCCTGCACCGCTCGGGCATTATTCAGTACCAGCCCAAGCACGAGTCGCCCCAGGCACTGTTTACCACCGGCCGCTACGATGCCGAGAAGCTGCCCTTGGACCAGAAGCGGCTCAACCAGGCCCGGGAACTGGCCGTGCACAAAACCGAGTCGGTGATTCGCTACGCCCAGGGTGGGCGCTGCCGCCAACAGCTGCTGCTGGAGTACTTCGGGGAGCTGGATGCGGCTGCCTGCAAGGTGTGCGACTATTGTCTGGCCCAGAAGAAAGCCAAGCAGGCTGCCACGCCGACCGCCGGGCTGCGGGAGCAGCTGGTGCAGCTGCTCAAGGCCACGCCCAGACGCCTCGGGAAGTACTGGCCCACTTTGCGCCGGGGCAGGCCACTGAGATTACCGAGCAACTGCGGGAGCTGGTGGAGCTGGGCCAGTTGCGCTATGCCCCGGACGGACGACTAGGGTAGAGCCACTTGGTCTTGCTATCCGGGTTAGCTTTGCCTGGCTCTATCTATTTGGTTGACTTACATACTGCTGATGAAAACAAAGTTACCCGGCTTCTTTATGGTTTGGCTTCCTCACTGGCTCCGCGGAGCAGTATGTGCCGTAGCGGCTAGTGTGGCCTGTATATCCACCGCAGCAGCCCAGAGTTGGGAACTGCTGGCTCGCACGGAGGCAGAGCAATACTGGGGCACTATCAACAGCTCTGCTCTGGCGGCCAATCAGGATGTAGTAGTAACCGGGTCTGTATCGGGTTCTATGCGGTTAGGACCCACGCTTCGGGTCGGAACTGAAGGCTACACCAATGCCTACGTAGCCAGACGGTCGGCCCAAACCAACCAGTGGCTGTGGAGCGCCACGGTGAAGAGTCCGCACAATACTTTGGCCACGCGCACCCTGGTGCTGCCGGATAATGACGTTATTGTCCTAGGGTCCTTTGTGGATGGCTATGGTGGGGCCACATTTGGCTCATTGACCACCTTGTTTGGCCAGGGCACCTATGACGGCTACGTCGGGCGGCTGGATGGGGCCACTGGGCGCTGGCGCTGGGTGGCGCAGGTGGCCACCCGCGGAGCATTCATGCACGCGCAGCCCATGGCTATGGCCTTGCAAGGCTCCGGGAGCTGGTGGTGGCCGGCACGTTTAATGGTAATCTACAGCTTGGCTCGTTGCCGCTGCTGGCATCTGCTTTGCCCGGCGGCCCCGGCAGCTTTACGGTCAATTTCGACTTATTCGTTGCTCGTCTCAACTTGAATACCGGGCAATGGCTGCAAGCCCTGAGTGCCGGTGGGCCTGGAGCAGATGGCGTAACCGACATCGTATCCTTAGCCAATGGTGACCTGGCGGTGGCCGGAACGTTGCAAGCTCCCATCTCCTTAGGCAAGTTGCCCGCCATCAGTGGCTTGACCGTGCCTCGCGCTTTTGTAGCCCGCCTCGACCTTACCCGTGCCCAGTGGCACTGGGTACAGCAAGTTCAGTCCGATAGTTTGGCGCAAGGCCAGTGCCTGATAAAGCTGCCGAGCGGGGACTTGGCGGTGAGTGGAAGCTACATGGGCACTGCTCGGCTTGATGCCCTGACGCTGCCGCGTGGACTAGGCCGTTACAGTTCCTTTGTGGGGCGGCTTCGCCCCGACGATGGGCAGTGGCAGTGGGCCGCGTCTGGTGGTGGAACGGGGCGGCCTCTAGGCCATGGCGGGCTGGCTGCAATGCCCAACGGCGACGTCGTTATCATGAATAACTATGCGGGCAGAAGCCGCTTCGGCACCTTGCCTGAGGTAAATAGCACCAGCAAGAATCCGGATATATTCGTTGGTCAGCTCAGCGGAAAAGACGGTCAGTGGCAGTGGCTAACCACCGCTGGTGGTAACGGAAACGGTCGAGACTACGAGTTTGCCGGGGATGATTTTGCCGGGGGTATCCATGCCCTGGATAGTCGGCACTTGCTCGTAACGGGCACTTTCAGCAACGCTGCCTATCTGGGCTTTAATCTCGGGCCATTGGCTACCAAGATATACGACGGTTTTGTGGCCCGTATCACCTTGCCCGCCGCCTGTCCGGATGCCGTGGTCGAGGCGCCGGCGCCAGTGCGTATCGTCGTCGATTCGACCGTATGTGGCCCCGAGCGTACGCTGCGCGTCGTAGGAGCGGAGCCCGGCAGTTCGTTTGGGTGGAACACCGGGGCTACTGGCCCGGTCTTGACGGTTACCACCCCAGGCGTGTATACCGTGCAAATCAGTACGCTGGCTGGCTGCCGCTACCAAACACGCTACACGCAAACCGCCGCTGACCTGGCCCGGCCCACATCGTTGCCCAATGTTATAACTCCCAACGCCGACGGTATCAACGACCGGTGGGTGGTTCGGGCCCTGCCAGCCGAAACGCGGCTGCGTATTTTCAACCGCTGGGGCCGGCTGGTTTACCAAACCCAGAGCTATACCAACGAGTGGGCCGCCGACGGATTAGCCGCCGATGTGTATTACTACGTGCTCGAAAACCCCACGCTGTGCCCGAGCCCCAGGTTAAAGGCTGGGTTGAAGTAGTACGCTAACGAAAGCGGGCTAGGTTTCCCACTAAGGCGGGTAGAACCCAAAGAGCCGCCCCGGCTGTGCCTGAAACTAGGACAGTGGGGCGCCCCTTTGGGCCTATCGGGCTCTGACGAACTTGTGCCCAGCTAAGTTCAGGCTACTATTTTGAGTCAGCCAGATGGCTCGTAACCTCGCCTTTGTCGTTGAGCGTTTCCAGGCGGGGCTTGCCGGCGGCGTCTACGTAGAGCTTCATTTTGGCCTTACCGTCGGGGCCGTATAAGTAAAGGCCGGAGCTATTGCTGGAGGTCCGGCCCAGAAACACCCGGCTTTTCGACCCTTCCTGCGCGAGCAGCTCGGTTATCTTCTGCTCTCGTACCGCCTTGTCCTGGATTTTTTCCAGGGCCTTAATCTTCTCCGTCCGCACGTCCACATTCGAGCCGACGGGGTAGTCGTTTATGCTGATAC belongs to Hymenobacter cellulosilyticus and includes:
- a CDS encoding T9SS type A sorting domain-containing protein, producing MTPSGTTPVRVDSVLFTSYVTGSTSNTKMAVVWSRSSFATDSADVSGGRGPAGMLPSTANAGFPTPVLLGTQAAYRLAFAGASGTTLQPGQRLTFRVYFSCGSTTTTTRFATLKNVLVKGEAQVVTGTRRTTNTTWQLYPNPATAEVLLVHPVATQETVITVYSPMGQRVATIACPVGSQQTLLDMQHLTSSQYLVHYSNGTTQFTAKLLKQ
- a CDS encoding Ohr family peroxiredoxin; this encodes MKKNLYTADATATGGRSGHVRSSDSVIDMDMSVPEGLGGRKGATNPEQLFAAGYASCFQQALIVIAGRENVKLSPKARCSAR
- a CDS encoding transglutaminase-like domain-containing protein, translated to MMYKALTGVVLLAVLCASSPAAAQHPVVKNQPLEFTTTADPTSYTFQFSAPDEPYLVTLRENYALNDIVAGKDTDLDKARTLCTWVHNRWVHDGHVRAKKPDPLSILKDADLGHNFQCIEYSIVLSGVLTAMGMPARAVYLKTADSETRREGAGHAITEVWLRDQRKWAMLDAQWDAVPLLNNKPINVIEMQKALATDDPGLRIETASNTRAKTYFNWLSPYLYYFDTVLDNRFGVKTQPSGVMLVPVGAKFPTVFQRDTPIRRMRYTNSVTSFYPTPCKCSWATLPSKQHPGLPA
- a CDS encoding glycoside hydrolase family 113 — protein: MAGDSVTGADLEPLTRAHVTWIAQMPFGWQAAATQPTVQLHTGTRTGQQRRRGLWGETDFGLIYTAQLAQQRGIQTLLKPHLWVRGQGAWPGSIEMQTPADWQAWFAAYSTFMLHYAQLAEANHFAGLCIGTELGKTVSHEKEWRTLIKQVRNVYHGPLTYAANWSGEFEQVRFWDALDFIGIQAYFPLSKTSSPPQAELLAAWQAHKAAIERVQRKYKKPVVFTEAGYRNTADAAIEPWTWPDRTAVFYTADEQTQAACYAALFETFWPQPWFKGLFIWKWYPGLQPDGPARRHADFTPQHKPAEQIMAQWYGR
- a CDS encoding RecQ family ATP-dependent DNA helicase — its product is MSQLPTDDILLVLRQTWGHSAFRPMQEDIIRSVLAGQDTLALLPTGGGKSICFQVPALARPGLCVVVSPLIALMKDQVENLRKRGIKAEAVYAGMSHTEIDQTLDNCVYGPVKFLYVSPERLLTDMFQARVKKMKVSLLAVDEAHCLSQWGYDFRPPYLRIAELRELLPGVPCIALTATATEQVRQDIVEKLRFGASHRVFQQSFARPNLSYSVLSTEDKLRRLEEVVRGVGADKTSIVYARTRRQTEDTAAFLQQAGMKAAPYHAGLPSEQRTRTQQDWMQNRIRCIVATNAFGMGIDKPDVRLVVHLDAPDNLEAYYQEAGRAGRDEKYAFAVLLQGPNDADELRRRTQQAFPPLDTVRRVYQALANFSRTAVGGGELVAFDFDLQQFAETYRIKALDAHNSLRTLEREGFVQVNEAVNNPARVHIPIDHTDLYRFQVANAQHDQLIKSLLRFNGGELFVGFQRISENSLAQHLKKSVLDVRKMLVFLHRSGIIQYQPKHESPQALFTTGRYDAEKLPLDQKRLNQARELAVHKTESVIRYAQGGRCRQQLLLEYFGELDAAACKVCDYCLAQKKAKQAATPTAGLREQLVQLLKATPRRLGKYWPTLRRGRPLRLPSNCGSWWSWASCAMPRTDD
- a CDS encoding gliding motility-associated C-terminal domain-containing protein, giving the protein MNTGQWLQALSAGGPGADGVTDIVSLANGDLAVAGTLQAPISLGKLPAISGLTVPRAFVARLDLTRAQWHWVQQVQSDSLAQGQCLIKLPSGDLAVSGSYMGTARLDALTLPRGLGRYSSFVGRLRPDDGQWQWAASGGGTGRPLGHGGLAAMPNGDVVIMNNYAGRSRFGTLPEVNSTSKNPDIFVGQLSGKDGQWQWLTTAGGNGNGRDYEFAGDDFAGGIHALDSRHLLVTGTFSNAAYLGFNLGPLATKIYDGFVARITLPAACPDAVVEAPAPVRIVVDSTVCGPERTLRVVGAEPGSSFGWNTGATGPVLTVTTPGVYTVQISTLAGCRYQTRYTQTAADLARPTSLPNVITPNADGINDRWVVRALPAETRLRIFNRWGRLVYQTQSYTNEWAADGLAADVYYYVLENPTLCPSPRLKAGLK